Proteins from a single region of Desulfomonilia bacterium:
- a CDS encoding transposase, giving the protein MKTAYKFRMYPNRLQEAQLDLTLETCRHLYNTALADRKNAYETEGISRSYEDQAAMLTVERKNGNFLGIYAHCLQDVLRRLDKSFKAFFRRVKAGENPGYPRFKGRGWYKSFTYPDSETGYKMEGSKLTLCKDRNHQDI; this is encoded by the coding sequence ATGAAGACCGCCTACAAGTTCAGGATGTACCCTAATAGGCTACAAGAGGCCCAATTAGACCTTACTCTCGAAACTTGCAGGCACCTGTATAATACGGCATTAGCAGACAGAAAGAACGCCTATGAGACTGAAGGCATTAGCAGATCATACGAAGATCAGGCTGCTATGCTCACTGTCGAGCGAAAGAACGGCAATTTCCTCGGGATATATGCCCACTGTCTTCAGGATGTCCTTCGCAGGCTGGATAAGTCCTTCAAAGCATTCTTCCGGCGAGTCAAGGCCGGAGAAAACCCAGGATATCCCAGATTCAAGGGCAGGGGTTGGTATAAGTCCTTCACATATCCAGACTCCGAGACAGGATACAAGATGGAAGGCTCAAAGCTAACTCTTTGCAAAGATCGGAACCATCAGGATATTTAA